The following are encoded together in the Nocardioides sp. Arc9.136 genome:
- a CDS encoding TetR/AcrR family transcriptional regulator: protein MSTPSGSTRVRQEERTRAMRARLLEATVECLVERGFSGTSTTLVSERAGVSRGAQLHHFPTKNALVVAAVAHLSEVRRDELAAAAEGLPTGRRRTRAVLQVLGDHFASPLFVAALELWVAARTDPALLEAVAPLEQRIGRETHRMTVELLGADESRPGVRELIQATLDLVRGLGLADTITDDARRRRRILDQWADTLDAALARGTTTPGGDA, encoded by the coding sequence GTGAGCACCCCGTCCGGCAGCACCCGCGTGCGCCAGGAGGAGCGGACCCGCGCGATGCGGGCCCGGCTGCTCGAGGCGACGGTGGAGTGCCTGGTCGAGCGCGGCTTCAGCGGTACGTCGACCACGCTGGTCAGCGAGCGGGCCGGGGTCAGCCGGGGCGCCCAGCTGCACCACTTCCCGACCAAGAACGCGCTCGTCGTGGCCGCGGTCGCCCACCTCTCGGAGGTGCGCCGCGACGAGCTGGCCGCGGCGGCCGAGGGGCTGCCGACCGGCCGGCGACGTACCCGCGCCGTGCTGCAGGTGCTGGGCGACCACTTCGCCTCGCCGCTGTTCGTCGCCGCCCTCGAGCTGTGGGTCGCGGCCCGCACCGACCCGGCGCTCCTGGAGGCCGTCGCCCCGCTCGAGCAGCGGATCGGCCGCGAGACCCACCGGATGACCGTCGAGCTGCTCGGTGCCGACGAGTCCCGACCGGGCGTGCGCGAGCTCATCCAGGCGACGCTCGACCTGGTGCGCGGCCTGGGCCTGGCCGACACGATCACCGACGACGCCCGCCGGCGCCGCCGGATCCTCGACCAGTGGGCCGACACGCTGGACGCCGCCCTGGCCCGAGGCACGACCACCCCCGGAGGGGACGCATGA
- a CDS encoding ABC transporter permease encodes MSRASGWRPALRIAWRDVRRARARTALVLVMVVLPVLGVTAAAVVIATEDVSGTESLASRIGAADARVDVARGAVSAAQAPDPEDAASWSTGGRGSGSPAAPQLEEALGRDLPVLRWERGSALVTTERGVVDVEASVLDLADPLAAGLFTLEEGRLPRADDEVVANRALAERGFALGEEVELADGATFELVGLGESASVRSTPVLVGTAARLVGPRSDGASWLVGGGPVTWPDVRALNDLGALVVSRAVLEDPPPDSEVPADVRPSGGTDDAWLAIVALVAVMVLIEVVLLAGPAFAVGARRQSRTLALLAASGGTPRQARRVVLASGVVLGGLGATIGVLLGLGAGALAAHVLEGHSSTWFGPYDVPWLQVGGVAAFGLLSALLAAVVPAWLASRQDVVAVLAGRRGDRAPTFRSPLLGLALLGVGVAGSAYGALQGSGGELAIAASAIPTVLGMVLLVPVVLVALARGSRRLPLALRYAVRDAARHRTRTVPAVAAVAATVAGVVALGIANASDRAQDEALYSPQLVDGDAIVRGPLTTDADWQRVQDLVAPEVDGEVTPVRGLREVTEPDVYREVRVRVSGRRGLLSSTRSAAGSTVLVDDRVPRVLAERLAPGESDRADAALSSGRVVVLTDRRVVPVDSVRLAVVDRPTSGGRSRVVERAELPATLVRVGGFDTPAQAVLPEALAAGAGLRVGTVSLEVRGPVSEEEQRDVDEVVSGIDPDLDVYVERGFATEDDTWILMVVLGTLGGVLMLGGTLTATALALSDARPDLATLAAVGASPRTRRSVAAAYALVVGLVGAVLGALVGAVPGVAASFPLTSSTWSDVDATGAALPDHFLAVPWPLVALVVVGLPLVTAGLVGLTSRGRLPLTARLD; translated from the coding sequence GTGAGCCGGGCCTCCGGATGGCGGCCGGCGCTGCGGATCGCCTGGCGCGACGTGCGCCGCGCCCGGGCGCGCACGGCGCTCGTGCTCGTGATGGTGGTCCTGCCCGTGCTCGGCGTGACGGCGGCAGCGGTCGTCATCGCGACCGAGGACGTCAGCGGCACCGAGTCCCTCGCGAGCCGGATCGGCGCGGCGGACGCCCGCGTCGACGTCGCGCGCGGCGCCGTGTCGGCCGCCCAGGCGCCCGACCCCGAGGACGCCGCGAGCTGGAGCACCGGCGGCCGGGGCAGCGGCTCGCCTGCCGCGCCCCAGCTCGAGGAGGCCCTCGGCCGGGACCTGCCGGTGCTGCGGTGGGAGCGGGGGAGCGCGCTCGTCACCACCGAGCGGGGCGTCGTCGACGTCGAGGCGTCGGTCCTCGACCTCGCCGACCCGCTCGCGGCGGGCCTCTTCACCCTCGAGGAGGGTCGCCTGCCCCGGGCGGACGACGAGGTCGTCGCCAACCGGGCGCTGGCCGAGCGCGGCTTCGCCCTCGGTGAGGAGGTCGAGCTCGCCGACGGTGCGACGTTCGAGCTCGTCGGCCTGGGGGAGTCGGCGTCGGTGCGCAGCACGCCCGTGCTCGTGGGCACGGCCGCCCGGCTCGTGGGGCCCCGTAGCGACGGGGCGTCCTGGCTCGTCGGCGGCGGCCCGGTCACCTGGCCCGACGTGCGAGCCCTCAACGACCTCGGCGCGCTCGTCGTCAGCCGCGCGGTCCTCGAGGACCCGCCGCCGGACTCCGAGGTCCCGGCTGACGTGCGCCCCTCGGGCGGCACCGACGACGCCTGGCTGGCGATCGTGGCGCTCGTCGCCGTCATGGTCCTCATCGAGGTCGTCCTCCTGGCCGGCCCGGCGTTCGCCGTCGGGGCGCGCCGCCAGTCGCGCACCCTGGCCCTGCTCGCCGCCAGCGGCGGCACCCCGCGGCAGGCGCGTCGGGTCGTGCTCGCCTCGGGCGTCGTGCTGGGCGGCCTCGGCGCGACCATCGGGGTGCTGCTCGGCCTGGGGGCGGGTGCTCTCGCGGCGCACGTGCTCGAGGGCCACTCCAGCACGTGGTTCGGTCCGTACGACGTGCCGTGGCTGCAGGTCGGCGGCGTCGCGGCGTTCGGGCTGCTCAGCGCCCTCCTCGCCGCCGTGGTGCCGGCGTGGCTGGCGTCGCGCCAGGACGTCGTCGCGGTGCTCGCCGGCCGGCGGGGCGACCGGGCGCCCACGTTCCGGTCGCCGCTCCTCGGCCTGGCCCTCCTCGGGGTCGGCGTCGCGGGGTCGGCGTACGGCGCGCTCCAGGGCTCGGGCGGGGAGCTGGCCATCGCGGCCTCGGCCATCCCCACCGTCCTGGGCATGGTCCTGCTCGTGCCGGTCGTGCTCGTCGCGCTCGCACGGGGCTCCCGCCGCCTGCCGCTGGCCCTGCGGTACGCCGTCCGCGACGCCGCCCGGCACCGCACCCGCACCGTCCCCGCCGTCGCGGCGGTCGCGGCGACGGTCGCGGGCGTGGTCGCCCTCGGGATCGCCAACGCCAGTGACCGCGCCCAGGACGAGGCGCTCTACAGCCCCCAGCTGGTGGACGGCGACGCGATCGTCCGCGGGCCGCTCACCACCGACGCCGACTGGCAGCGGGTCCAGGACCTGGTCGCGCCCGAGGTCGACGGCGAGGTGACGCCGGTCCGGGGGCTCCGCGAGGTGACGGAGCCGGACGTCTACCGCGAGGTACGCGTCCGGGTGTCGGGGAGGCGGGGCCTGCTGAGCTCCACCCGCAGCGCCGCCGGCAGCACGGTCCTGGTGGACGACCGCGTCCCCCGGGTGCTCGCCGAGCGCCTCGCGCCCGGCGAGAGCGACCGCGCGGACGCGGCCCTCTCCTCGGGACGGGTGGTGGTCCTCACCGACCGGCGGGTGGTGCCGGTCGACTCGGTCCGGCTGGCCGTCGTCGACCGTCCGACGTCGGGTGGGCGCTCCCGCGTCGTCGAGCGCGCCGAGCTGCCGGCGACGCTCGTCCGGGTGGGCGGCTTCGACACGCCGGCCCAGGCCGTCCTCCCCGAGGCGCTGGCCGCGGGGGCCGGCCTGCGCGTCGGCACGGTGTCGCTGGAGGTGCGGGGACCGGTCAGCGAGGAGGAGCAGCGCGACGTCGACGAGGTGGTCAGCGGCATCGACCCGGACCTCGACGTCTACGTCGAGCGGGGCTTCGCGACGGAGGACGACACGTGGATCCTCATGGTCGTGCTCGGGACCCTCGGTGGCGTCCTGATGCTCGGCGGCACGCTGACGGCCACCGCCCTCGCGCTCTCCGACGCCCGCCCCGACCTCGCCACCCTGGCCGCCGTGGGCGCGTCGCCCCGCACCCGCCGGTCGGTGGCGGCGGCGTACGCGCTCGTCGTCGGCCTCGTGGGCGCGGTGCTCGGCGCGCTGGTGGGCGCCGTGCCCGGGGTGGCGGCGTCCTTCCCGCTGACGAGCAGCACCTGGAGCGACGTCGACGCCACCGGCGCGGCGCTGCCCGACCACTTCCTCGCGGTCCCGTGGCCGCTCGTGGCCCTCGTCGTCGTGGGGCTGCCCCTGGTGACGGCCGGGCTGGTCGGGCTGACCAGCCGCGGCCGGCTCCCGCTGACGGCGCGGCTCGACTGA
- a CDS encoding ABC transporter ATP-binding protein, translating to MTAVLHLEQVTRVHGEGDTAVHALRSVSFSAHAGELVAVMGPSGSGKSTLLTLAGGLDRPTSGTVAVEGVDLGSLPAPELARMRRTSLGYVFQDFNLIPALTAAENVALPRELDGERARAARRHALAALEEVGIPDLADRFPDEMSGGQQQRVAIARAIVGDRRLVLADEPTGALDTETGEEILRLLRARCDAGAAGVLVTHEARHAAWADRVVFLRDGVVIDETGSAPVDALLDQDAAR from the coding sequence ATGACCGCCGTCCTCCACCTCGAGCAGGTCACCCGCGTGCACGGCGAGGGCGACACCGCCGTGCACGCCCTGCGCAGCGTCTCCTTCTCCGCCCACGCCGGCGAGCTCGTCGCCGTGATGGGCCCCTCGGGGTCGGGGAAGTCCACGCTGCTCACGCTCGCCGGCGGCCTCGACCGCCCGACCTCCGGCACGGTGGCCGTCGAGGGCGTCGACCTCGGGTCGCTTCCCGCCCCCGAGCTGGCCCGGATGCGGCGTACGTCGCTCGGCTACGTCTTCCAGGACTTCAACCTCATCCCCGCCCTCACCGCCGCGGAGAACGTCGCCCTGCCCCGTGAGCTCGACGGCGAGCGGGCGCGCGCCGCCCGCCGGCACGCCCTGGCGGCGCTGGAGGAGGTCGGCATCCCCGACCTGGCCGACCGCTTTCCCGACGAGATGTCGGGCGGGCAGCAGCAGCGGGTCGCGATCGCCCGCGCGATCGTGGGCGACAGGCGGCTGGTCCTGGCCGACGAGCCCACCGGCGCCCTGGACACCGAGACCGGCGAGGAGATCCTGCGGCTGCTCCGTGCCCGGTGCGACGCGGGCGCCGCCGGGGTGCTGGTCACCCACGAGGCGCGGCACGCGGCGTGGGCGGACCGGGTCGTGTTCCTGCGCGACGGCGTGGTCATCGACGAGACCGGCTCCGCGCCGGTCGACGCGCTGCTGGACCAGGACGCAGCCCGGTGA
- a CDS encoding PadR family transcriptional regulator, with protein sequence MSVKQALLALLEQGPMYGYQLRSEFEQRTGATWPLNVGQVYTTLTRLERDGLVEGAGEDGEGHVVYRITGAGREEVATWFTTPVARTQPPRDELAIKLALAVTVPGVDVGTVIQQQRSATMTALQDYTRLKRSGRAANPVEPADLAWSLVLDSLVFDAEAEVRWLDHCEARLRRAAVERRDAAPGAPAGDRGAAAEQERTR encoded by the coding sequence ATGTCGGTGAAGCAGGCGCTGCTGGCGCTGCTCGAGCAGGGGCCGATGTACGGCTACCAGCTGCGCAGCGAGTTCGAGCAGCGGACCGGGGCGACCTGGCCGCTCAACGTCGGGCAGGTGTACACGACGCTCACCCGGCTCGAGCGCGACGGCCTGGTCGAGGGGGCCGGCGAGGACGGCGAAGGCCACGTGGTCTACCGGATCACCGGCGCGGGCCGCGAGGAGGTCGCCACCTGGTTCACCACGCCCGTGGCCCGGACCCAGCCCCCGCGCGACGAGCTCGCGATCAAGCTCGCGCTGGCCGTCACGGTCCCGGGCGTCGACGTCGGGACCGTGATCCAGCAGCAGCGCAGCGCCACGATGACCGCCCTGCAGGACTACACCCGGCTCAAGCGCAGCGGCCGCGCCGCCAACCCGGTCGAGCCGGCGGACCTCGCCTGGAGCCTGGTCCTCGACTCGCTGGTCTTCGACGCCGAGGCCGAGGTGCGCTGGCTCGACCACTGCGAGGCCCGGCTGCGACGAGCGGCCGTGGAACGACGCGACGCCGCGCCCGGCGCGCCGGCGGGCGACCGCGGTGCCGCGGCCGAGCAGGAGCGCACCCGGTGA
- a CDS encoding SDR family oxidoreductase codes for MTTILITGASSGLGAEMARQFAARGNDLALCARREERLTELRAEILAAHPDRRVETRTLDVLDDEAVFETFRAFRRDLGSLDRVVVNAGLGKGAPLGTGGQAANKETAMTNFVGALTQTEAAMEAFRDQQAGHLVMVSSMSAMRGMPKTMTTYAATKIGAAYLAEGIRNELHGKPLGRTVKVTVLYPGYIASEMNEKVAQRTKMMVPTDVGVRAMVEAVEKEVDSACVPRLPWAPLSVVMKHAPLGVFKKLM; via the coding sequence ATGACGACGATCCTCATCACCGGCGCGTCCAGCGGGCTGGGCGCGGAGATGGCCCGCCAGTTCGCCGCGCGCGGCAACGACCTCGCCCTCTGCGCCCGCAGGGAGGAGCGGCTCACCGAGCTGCGGGCCGAGATCCTCGCGGCCCACCCCGACCGGCGCGTGGAGACGCGCACCCTCGACGTGCTCGACGACGAGGCGGTCTTCGAGACCTTCCGCGCCTTCCGACGCGACCTCGGCTCCCTGGACCGCGTCGTCGTCAACGCCGGGCTCGGCAAGGGCGCGCCCCTCGGCACGGGCGGGCAGGCGGCCAACAAGGAGACGGCGATGACGAACTTCGTCGGCGCGCTCACCCAGACCGAGGCCGCCATGGAGGCCTTCCGCGACCAGCAGGCCGGCCACCTGGTGATGGTGTCGTCGATGTCCGCGATGCGTGGCATGCCGAAGACCATGACGACGTACGCCGCCACCAAGATCGGCGCGGCCTACCTCGCCGAGGGCATCCGCAACGAGCTGCACGGCAAGCCGCTCGGGCGGACCGTCAAGGTCACCGTGCTCTACCCCGGCTACATCGCCTCGGAGATGAACGAGAAGGTCGCCCAGCGGACCAAGATGATGGTCCCCACCGACGTCGGCGTGCGCGCGATGGTCGAGGCCGTGGAGAAGGAGGTCGACTCCGCCTGCGTGCCGCGCCTGCCCTGGGCCCCGCTTTCGGTGGTCATGAAGCACGCGCCGCTCGGGGTGTTCAAGAAGCTCATGTGA
- a CDS encoding histidine phosphatase family protein, whose amino-acid sequence MGLLLLVRHGQASFGADDYDVLSATGHEQARLLGAQLARQGVTADVVVRGDMRRHRETAEGVLEGAGWSTPVEVDPGWDEFDHLGVVAAHPDLASPSLDRREFQRVFEEATARWTSGADDAAYPEPWAGFLGRVRGSLERACAQAGPGGTVVVVTSGGPIAVAAASLTDPDGDAVTTARLWGRFNTVVVNSSCSRVVVGSTGARLLTFNEHTHLAGDTLTYR is encoded by the coding sequence ATGGGCCTCCTGCTGCTGGTCCGCCACGGCCAGGCGTCCTTCGGGGCCGACGACTACGACGTGCTCTCCGCGACCGGGCACGAGCAGGCGCGCCTGCTCGGCGCTCAGCTCGCCCGCCAGGGCGTCACGGCGGACGTCGTCGTCCGCGGCGACATGCGCCGGCACCGCGAGACCGCCGAGGGCGTGCTCGAGGGCGCCGGCTGGTCGACGCCGGTCGAGGTCGACCCCGGCTGGGACGAGTTCGACCACCTCGGCGTCGTCGCGGCCCACCCCGACCTGGCCTCGCCGAGCCTGGACCGGCGCGAGTTCCAGCGGGTCTTCGAGGAGGCGACCGCCCGGTGGACCTCCGGCGCCGACGACGCGGCGTACCCCGAGCCGTGGGCGGGCTTCCTCGGCCGCGTGCGCGGCTCGCTCGAGCGGGCCTGCGCCCAGGCCGGCCCCGGCGGCACGGTCGTCGTGGTCACCTCCGGCGGCCCGATCGCCGTGGCCGCCGCGTCGCTGACCGACCCCGACGGCGACGCCGTGACGACGGCCCGGCTGTGGGGCCGGTTCAACACGGTGGTGGTGAACTCCTCGTGCTCGCGCGTCGTGGTCGGCTCCACCGGCGCCCGGCTGCTGACCTTCAACGAGCACACCCACCTCGCGGGGGACACCCTCACCTACCGGTAG
- a CDS encoding phosphotransferase family protein, which translates to MSTEGTRDGNPAKPVREEDAFDAAAVAAWLDEQGAGVGTIDEVRQFSGGASNLTYLLVAGDRELILRRPPSGRKAAGAHDMGREYRIQSALAPVFPYVAGMVGHCTDEAVIGSEFYVMEKVPGLILRSEFPREVSAEEADALCERALDVLVSLHSVDVAAVPELAALGRGEGYVGRQVRGWVGRMADARTEDTGDWSDVVTWIEQHQPSDVAQVLIHNDFRFDNLVLDDDRGRLEVRAVLDWEMATVGDPLMDLSSTLAYWVEAADDDLFQLFRRQPTNAPGMWTRDQLVERYCARMGFEISADQGLFYEVFGLFRLAVIAQQIWYRYVHRQTTNESHAVLGQVVAYLEARCRRLLAEHGSGAPA; encoded by the coding sequence ATGAGCACCGAGGGCACGCGTGACGGCAACCCGGCCAAGCCGGTCCGCGAGGAGGACGCCTTCGACGCGGCCGCCGTGGCCGCCTGGCTCGACGAGCAGGGCGCGGGCGTGGGGACGATCGACGAGGTCCGCCAGTTCAGCGGCGGCGCGTCGAACCTGACCTACCTGCTCGTGGCCGGCGACCGCGAGCTGATCCTGCGCCGCCCGCCGTCGGGCCGGAAGGCCGCCGGGGCGCACGACATGGGCCGGGAGTACCGCATCCAGTCCGCGCTCGCGCCGGTCTTCCCCTACGTCGCCGGCATGGTCGGCCACTGCACCGACGAGGCGGTGATCGGCTCGGAGTTCTACGTGATGGAGAAGGTCCCGGGCCTGATCCTGCGCTCGGAGTTCCCGCGCGAGGTGAGCGCCGAGGAGGCCGACGCCCTGTGCGAGCGCGCCCTGGACGTGCTGGTCTCGCTGCACTCCGTCGACGTGGCCGCGGTGCCGGAGCTCGCCGCGCTCGGCCGCGGCGAGGGGTACGTCGGCCGGCAGGTGCGCGGCTGGGTCGGCCGGATGGCCGACGCCCGCACCGAGGACACCGGCGACTGGTCCGACGTGGTCACCTGGATCGAGCAGCACCAGCCCTCGGACGTCGCGCAGGTGCTGATCCACAACGACTTCCGCTTCGACAACCTGGTGCTCGACGACGACCGCGGTCGGCTGGAGGTCCGCGCGGTGCTCGACTGGGAGATGGCGACCGTCGGGGACCCGTTGATGGACCTCTCCTCGACGCTGGCCTACTGGGTGGAGGCGGCCGACGACGACCTGTTCCAGCTGTTCCGCCGGCAGCCCACGAACGCGCCGGGGATGTGGACCCGCGACCAGCTGGTCGAGCGCTACTGCGCACGCATGGGCTTCGAGATCAGCGCGGACCAGGGGCTGTTCTACGAGGTCTTCGGGCTGTTCCGGCTCGCGGTCATCGCCCAGCAGATCTGGTACCGCTACGTGCACCGGCAGACCACCAACGAGTCGCACGCGGTGCTCGGCCAGGTGGTGGCCTACCTCGAGGCGCGCTGCCGCCGGCTGCTCGCGGAGCACGGCTCCGGCGCTCCGGCCTGA
- a CDS encoding SDR family NAD(P)-dependent oxidoreductase produces MTGSMTGQGRRVLVTGAASGLGKALTEAFRARGDEVLATDLAEGADLRLDVTSGDDWAAAVDHVERTWGGLDVLVNNAGVAGGGRLDVATLDEWQWITEINLFGAVRGTRAFVPLLKRQGSGRIVNVASLAGLVHPGGMASYNAVKAAVVALTETTGHELASYGVTAHVVCPSYFRTNLMTSLRGHDTALAAVMSKLVEESPTTAEEVAAAVLEGIDRGDEVILPDQAARDAYALKVGDRATYDAVMRARAAKLDRMGNEGAPA; encoded by the coding sequence ATGACCGGGTCGATGACCGGCCAGGGGCGGCGCGTCCTCGTCACCGGCGCGGCGTCCGGTCTCGGCAAGGCGCTCACCGAGGCGTTCCGCGCGCGCGGCGACGAGGTGCTGGCCACCGACCTCGCCGAGGGGGCGGACCTTCGCCTCGACGTCACCTCCGGCGACGACTGGGCGGCCGCGGTCGACCACGTCGAGCGCACCTGGGGCGGCCTGGACGTCCTGGTCAACAACGCCGGTGTCGCCGGCGGCGGTCGGCTCGACGTCGCGACGCTCGACGAGTGGCAGTGGATCACCGAGATCAACCTGTTCGGCGCGGTGCGCGGCACCCGGGCGTTCGTCCCGCTGCTCAAGCGGCAGGGCTCGGGGCGGATCGTGAACGTCGCCTCGCTGGCCGGCCTGGTGCACCCGGGCGGGATGGCGTCGTACAACGCGGTCAAGGCGGCCGTCGTCGCCCTCACCGAGACCACCGGCCACGAGCTCGCGTCGTACGGCGTGACCGCGCACGTGGTGTGCCCGTCGTACTTCCGCACCAACCTGATGACCTCGCTGCGCGGCCACGACACCGCGCTGGCGGCCGTGATGAGCAAGCTGGTCGAGGAGTCGCCGACCACCGCCGAGGAGGTCGCCGCGGCGGTCCTCGAGGGGATCGACCGGGGCGACGAGGTGATCCTCCCGGACCAGGCGGCCCGGGACGCCTACGCGCTCAAGGTCGGCGACCGCGCGACGTACGACGCCGTCATGCGCGCGCGGGCCGCCAAGCTCGACCGGATGGGCAACGAAGGAGCACCTGCATGA
- a CDS encoding acyl-CoA dehydrogenase family protein, with protein MDFSPSPRAADLTERVRAFLAEEVEPVEPRFHADLAEARRTGDPWSQPLALLEELKGKARERGLWNLFLPHEHAGEYAARFGTDGGEGLTNVDYAPIAELTGRSAIAPLVLNCNAPDTGNMEVLLRYGSEEQRREWLEPLLDGRIRSAFTMTEPGVASSDATTMEATAVVDGDEVVVNGRKWWSTGVGHPDCRIFIFMGLTDPDADRHRRHSMVLVPRDTPGVRIERLLDTMGIHDEPLGHGEVSFTDVRVPVSNIISGPGEAFAIAQGRLGPGRVHHCMRLIGLAEMALELACRRGLERTAFGKPIINLGGNRERIADARIAIDSARLLVLDAAWKLDVGGPLNALSEVSQIKVAVPNMAQQVIDMAMQLHGGGGLSSDFPLAAAWTAARALRLADGPDEVHRGVVARLELGKYGAKR; from the coding sequence ATGGACTTCTCCCCGTCCCCTCGTGCCGCCGACCTGACCGAGCGCGTGCGCGCGTTCCTCGCCGAGGAGGTCGAGCCGGTCGAGCCGCGGTTCCACGCGGACCTGGCCGAGGCCCGCCGCACGGGCGACCCGTGGTCGCAGCCGCTCGCGCTGCTCGAGGAGCTCAAGGGGAAGGCCCGCGAGCGCGGCCTGTGGAACCTCTTCCTCCCGCACGAGCACGCCGGTGAGTACGCCGCGCGGTTCGGCACCGACGGCGGCGAGGGCCTGACGAACGTCGACTACGCCCCGATCGCCGAGCTGACCGGTCGCTCCGCGATCGCGCCGCTGGTGCTGAACTGCAACGCGCCGGACACCGGCAACATGGAGGTGCTGCTCCGCTACGGCAGCGAGGAGCAGAGGCGGGAGTGGCTCGAGCCGCTGCTCGACGGGCGGATCCGCTCGGCGTTCACGATGACCGAGCCAGGCGTCGCCTCGTCCGACGCCACCACCATGGAGGCCACCGCGGTCGTCGACGGCGACGAGGTCGTCGTCAACGGCCGCAAGTGGTGGTCGACCGGCGTCGGCCACCCCGACTGCCGGATCTTCATCTTCATGGGGCTCACCGACCCCGACGCCGACCGGCACCGCCGGCACTCGATGGTGCTGGTGCCCCGCGACACCCCGGGCGTGAGGATCGAGCGGCTGCTCGACACCATGGGCATCCACGACGAGCCGCTCGGTCACGGCGAGGTGTCCTTCACCGACGTCCGCGTCCCGGTCTCGAACATCATCAGCGGCCCCGGCGAGGCGTTCGCGATCGCCCAGGGGCGGCTCGGCCCGGGCCGGGTGCACCACTGCATGCGGCTCATCGGCCTGGCCGAGATGGCGCTGGAGCTGGCCTGCCGGCGTGGCCTGGAGCGCACGGCGTTCGGCAAGCCGATCATCAACCTCGGCGGCAACCGCGAGCGGATCGCCGACGCCCGCATCGCCATCGACTCCGCCCGGCTGCTCGTCCTCGACGCCGCCTGGAAGCTCGACGTCGGCGGCCCGCTCAACGCGCTGTCCGAGGTCTCCCAGATCAAGGTCGCCGTGCCGAACATGGCCCAGCAGGTCATCGACATGGCCATGCAGCTCCACGGCGGCGGCGGCCTGTCCAGCGACTTCCCGCTGGCCGCGGCGTGGACCGCCGCCCGCGCGCTGCGCCTGGCCGACGGTCCCGACGAGGTGCACCGCGGGGTCGTCGCGCGCCTCGAGCTCGGCAAGTACGGCGCCAAGCGATGA
- a CDS encoding ABC transporter ATP-binding protein, with protein sequence MTLPPGGHPVQVRDLHVRFGEVEAVAGVDLVAEAGQATALLGRNGAGKSTTMRVLAGVVPPTSGTITVAGHDVRRDPLAVKRAVGYCPDVGGLVPRATPWEHLQLAARLRRLPRTDPGWEDRARDLLERFELGDVAHRVTAGFSHGMGRRLSVVLAVLHRPAVLLLDEPFDGVDPIGVEATMDAIDDARARGACVLVSTHLRELAVEACSTVTVLRGGARVATADAADMTGEEGARAYRGLLD encoded by the coding sequence GTGACCCTTCCCCCCGGCGGCCACCCGGTGCAGGTGCGCGACCTGCACGTGCGCTTCGGCGAGGTCGAGGCCGTGGCCGGGGTCGACCTGGTCGCGGAGGCGGGGCAGGCGACCGCCCTGCTGGGGCGCAACGGCGCCGGGAAGTCCACGACGATGCGCGTGCTGGCCGGCGTCGTGCCGCCGACCTCGGGGACTATCACCGTCGCGGGGCACGACGTACGCCGGGACCCGCTGGCGGTCAAGCGCGCCGTCGGCTACTGCCCCGACGTGGGCGGGCTCGTCCCGCGGGCCACCCCCTGGGAGCACCTGCAGCTCGCGGCGCGCCTGCGGCGGCTGCCCCGGACCGACCCCGGCTGGGAGGACCGGGCCCGCGACCTGCTCGAGCGCTTCGAGCTCGGCGACGTGGCGCACCGGGTGACCGCGGGCTTCTCCCACGGGATGGGCCGGCGGCTGTCGGTGGTGCTCGCCGTCCTGCACCGGCCCGCGGTGCTGCTGCTCGACGAGCCGTTCGACGGGGTGGACCCGATCGGCGTCGAGGCCACGATGGACGCCATCGACGACGCCCGCGCCCGCGGTGCGTGCGTCCTGGTCTCCACCCACCTGCGCGAGCTCGCCGTGGAGGCCTGCAGCACGGTCACGGTGCTGCGCGGCGGCGCCCGGGTCGCCACGGCCGACGCCGCCGACATGACCGGCGAGGAGGGAGCCCGTGCCTACCGCGGCCTCCTGGACTGA